From Xanthomonas citri pv. mangiferaeindicae:
GATCCGACCGAAGAACGGCTGCAGGCCGAATTCGGCCACACCCGCACGCTGCATCTGCCGATGCAGAGCGTGCTGCGGGTCGAGGAAGTCGAGAAAAAAGGGCAGTCGGCGATCCGCGATGCGACCTCGGGCGAGAAGGTCGTCACGCCGTTCCCGCTGCCTGCCAAGCCGCGCTGAGCGGGCCGCGCAACACGGCGCGCTACACTTGCCGGCCGCGGCCACGCCGCCATCGCACGCATGCTGCGATGCTGCCCGACGGACGCTCCCATCACCCAGGCACCCGCCCAAGGCAACGATGACGACACCTCAGGAACTGCTGCAGACCCACGGCCCGCGCGAATCGATGGAGTACGACGTGGTCGTCGTCGGCGCCGGCCCTGGTGGCCTGTCGACCGCGATCCGGCTCAAGCAACTGGCTGCGCAGGCCGGGCGCGAGGTGTCGGTCTGCGTGCTGGAGAAAGGCTCCGAACCCGGTGCGCACATCCTCTCGGGCGCGATCGTCGACCCGCGCGCATTGACCGAACTGATCCCCGACTGGCAGGCCAAGGGCGCGCCGCTCAAGCAGGCGGTCACGCGCGATGCGTTCCTGTTCCTGGACGAGACCGGCGCGAAGGCCACGCCGGATTTTCTGCTGCCCGACTGCTTCAAGAACCACGGCAACTACATTGTCAGCCTCGGCGCGGTCACGCGCTGGTTGGCGACGCAGGCCGAAGCCCTGGGCGTGGAGATCTTCCCCGGCTTCGCCGCGGCCGAAGTGCTCTACACCGACGAGGGTGCAGTGCGCGGCGTGGCAACGGGCAACCTGGGCATCGGCAAGGACGGCCAGCCGACCGCCGAGTTCCAGCTGGGCATGGAACTGCATGCCAAGTACACGATCTTCGCCGAGGGCTCGCGCGGGCAGCTGGGCCGCGAACTGATCGCACGCTTCGCGCTCGACGAGGGCCGCGACCCGCAGAGCTACGGCCTGGGCATCAAGGAGCTGTGGCAGGTCGATCCGGCCAAGCATGAGCCGGGCTTGGTGGTGCACACCGCCGGCTGGCCGTTGACCGACGACACCTACGGCGGCTCGTTCCTCTACCACGCCGAGGATGGCAAGGTCGCGATCGGCCTGGTCGTCGGCTTGGACTACCGCAACCCCTGGCTGAGTCCGTTCGAAGAGTTCCAGCGGTTCAAGACGCATCCGGCGATCCGCAAGTATCTGGAGGGCGGCAAGCGCATCGGCTACGGCGCGCGCTCGATCACCGCCGGCGGCCTGCTGTCGATCCCCAAGCTGGTGTTCCCCGGCGGCGCATTCGTCGGCTGCGAGGCCGGCACGCTCAACGCCAGCCGGATCAAGGGCAGCCATGCGGCGATCAAGACCGGCATGCTCGCCGCCGAGGCGGCGTTTGCGGCGCTGGGCGAGGGCCGCGGCGGCGACGAGCTGGCCGCCTATCCGGCCGCGTTCGAATCGAGCTGGCTGCATGCCGAACTCGCGCAGTCCAAGAACTTCAAGCAGTGGTTCAAGAAGGGCCGTACGACCGCGACGCTGATGACCGGTGTCGAACAATGGCTGCTGCCCAAGCTCGGCATCCGCACGCCGCCCTGGACGCTGCACCGCGACCGCCCCGACCACGCCTGCCTGGAGCCGGCCGCGCAGCACGCGAAGATCGCGTATCCCAAGCCCGATGGCGTGCTGACGTTCGACCGCCTGAGCTCGGTGTACCTGTCGAGCACCAATCACGACGAGGACCAGCCCGCGCATCTCACGCTCAAGGATCCGCGCGTGCCGGTGGATGTGAACCTGGCGACCTATGGCGGGCCGGAGGCGCGCTATTGCCCGGCAGCGGTCTACGAGTTTGTCGAAGGGCCCGACGGCCCGCGGTTGCAGATCAACGCGCAGAACTGCGTGCACTGCAAGACCTGCGACATCAAGGACCCGACCCAGAACATCGTCTGGGTCGCCCCGCAAGGCGGCGGCGGTCCGAACTACGCGGGGATGTGAGCCTGTGCGGCGCGCGGCGATGCTGCGCTGCCGCGACGGAACGCCGCAGGCATTTTCGCCGACCTGGCCGTATACTCGCCCACAGCTGTGGTCCGCGGACCATGTCGCCAAAGCCAAGGGTGCTTCGTGCGCAACTACGATCTCGAATTCCTCAAGCGCTTCTCGATGGTGCTGGTGTTTCTGACCATCGTCACACTGGGCCTGATTGCTGGCGCCTGGTTCCTGCATCGTTCGGTGCCGACCGAAGTTCCGCCCAATGTCGCCCAGCGCACCGAGGCGCGCATCGCGCCGGTGGGCGCGGTCTACGCCGGCGCCACCGGTGCCGCCGCGCAGGCAGCCGCATCGGCCGCTGCGGCTGCGGCCGCGACCTCGCAGGCCGCCTACGGCGGCACGCTCGAAGGCTCGGTGATCTTCGAGAACCTGTGCGCGGGCTGCCACACCTCCGGCGCCGGCGGCGCGCCGACGCTCGACCACGCGCACTGGGATGCGCGCCTCGCCCAGGGCAAGGAGACGCTGTACAAGCATTCGATCGAAGGCTTCACCGGCGCGGCCGGCGTGATGCCCGCGCGCGGCGGCAACCCGGCGCTGACCGACGAGCAGATGCATGCCGTGGTCGATTGGATGGTCGACAACCTGAAGTAAGCCCTGTCGGGCATGCGCACCACCTGGACGCCGCCTTCGGGCGGCGTCGTCGTGTCAGGCCCTCGAGGCCGATGGAGAGTCCCTATGTGCCGTCCCCCTCATGCCCGTCTGCTGCCACGTCTGCTCGCCTGTGCCTGGATCGCCATCGGCCCGGTCGCTACGTATGCGGCGCCGCCGGTCGTCTTCGTCGACGCCCCTGTCGCCGCGCCGCGCACGATCACGCTGGTGGGGCAGGTCACCGGTGCCTTCGGCGACGGGCTCGGTGGCTGGTTCCTGCAGACCGATAAGCCCGAGCGCGGTCTGCCACCGGCGGTGTTCGTGGACGCCCGCGGGCACGACGACGCACCGGCCGCGGGCGCGCATGTGCGGGTCGCCGGCGCCCTGACGAACGTCGATGGTGTGCCGACGCTGCAGCCGTCCCGCATCGAGGTGCTGACCACGCCCGCGCCGCGACTCGCGCCCCTGGTGCTCACCTCACCCCCCAATGACTGGGCGGCCTTGGCCGGCCGCTGGGTGCGCATCGATGCGCCGCTGACCCTGACCGGCCAGCACGACCGCGCACGGCGCGGGACACTGATCGCAAGCTTCGACGGCCGGCTGTACTCGCCGACCGAGATCGCCTGGCCCGGACGCGACGCGGCAATGGTGCAGGCCGCCAACGCCCTCAATCGCGTGCTGCTCGACGATGGCCGCGACGCGGCGCCCGACGCCGGCCTGCCCTGGTACCTGCCCGCGCATGCGCAGGCGCTGCGCACCGGCAGCGTCCTGACCGGCGTCGAAGGCATCGTCGACCATCGCGACGGCGCGTGGCGGCTGCAACTGACCGCGCCACTGCAGGCGCAGCCGGCGCCGCGTCCACCGGCACCGATGGTCGAAGGCGATGTGCGTCTGGCCGCCTTCAATCTGGAAAACCTGTTCAACGGCGATGGCCGCGGCGGCGGCTTCCCCACGCCACGCGGGGCGCGCGCACCGGCCGAACTGGCGCGCCAGATCGACGGCCTGGTCTCGACCATCAGCGCGCTGGATGTCGATGTCGCCGCACTGATGGAACTGGAGAACGACGGCTACGATGCGTATTCGAGCATCGCGCAACTGGTCGATGCCCTGAACGCCGCGGGCCCGGCGCGCGACTGGCGCTTCGTCGACACCGGCACGGGCCCCGGCACCAATCCGGTCCGGGTCGGCTTGATCTACCGCAACACCCGCGTGCGCCCAAAGGGCGCGCCGGCCATGCTCGAAGGCGGGCCCTTCGTCGAACTGAGCCGCGTGCCGCTGGCGCAGGCCTTCGTGCCGCTGCGCGATGGCCGCGCGGACGGTGCCGATTTCAGCGTCGTCGCGGTGCATCTCAAGTCCAAGGGCTGCCGCGATGCCGCCGGTGCCGATACCGACGGGGGCGACGGCCAGGCCTGCTGGAAGGCAACACGCACCGAATCGGCGCAGCGCCTGCGCGATTGGCTGGCCACCGCACCGACCCCGGCCGCCGAGCGCATCGCCGTGGTCGGCGACTTCAACGCCTATGCGATGGAGGATCCGGTGCGCGTGTTCATCGATGCCGGCTGGCGCGACCCGTTCGCTCGTGCCGAGCCGCCTGCCCACAGCTTCGTGTTCGACGGCCAGGCCGGTCGCCTGGACCATGTGATGCTGAGCCCGGCGCTGGCCACGCGCCTGGCCGGCGCTGCGAAATGGCACAGCAACGCCGACGAGCCGGTCGACATCCGCGAGCGTGAGGCAAACGGCCCGTGGCGCAGCTCCGACCACGACCCGCTGGTGATCGGGCTGCGTCTGCGTGCGCACTGACGCACGCGGCGAATGCCGGGGCGGCGCCGGGCATGCAGACATGACGGCTGCGCATGTCCGCCACGGTGCCGTCGCGGCGGGCTCGGTATCATCAGCGCCATGATGTCCCCCACCTTTCCCACGCAATCGGGCCCATTGACGCTGGCCGGCCCGGTCGGCGCACTCGAAGCCGCACTCGACCTGCCCGACGCCGATGTCCCTGCGCTGCCGCTGGTGGCGGTGGTCTGCCATCCGCTGCCCACCGAGGGCGGCACGATGCACAACAAGGTCGTGACGATGGTCGCGCGCTCGCTGCGCGAACTCGGGGCGACGACGCTGCGCTTCAATTTCCGCGGCACCGGCGCCTCCGAAGGCCAGTTCGACCGCGGCGACGGCGAGACCGACGACCTGACCGCCGTGGTCGAGTGGGTGCGTCGCGAGCGGCCGGGCGATGCGCTGTGGCTGGCCGGTTTCAGTTTCGGCGCCTACGTGTCGTTGCGTGCCAGCGATGCGTTGAAGCCCGATCTGCTGATCTCGGTCGCCCCGCCCGCCGGGCGCTGGGATTTCGACCGCATCGTGCTGCCGGACTGCCCGTGGCTGGTGATCCAGGGCGAGTCCGATGAAATCGTCGATCCCGAGGCGGTCTACCGCTGGCTCGAGGAACGCGACGCCCAAGCCGAGCTGGTGCGCATGCCCGACACCGGCCATTTCTTCCACCGCCGGATGATCGACCTGCGCGGCGTGGTCAAGAACGGCGTCCGCGGCTACCTGCCCACAGCACGATGAGTCGGCTCCGCCATGCCCGTCCCGGCCACGCACTGACGCGAGGCCGGCGATGAGCCTGCCGCCGCTGCCTTCCGAGCGCTACGCCGCGGGCGTCGCACGCGGCGACTGGCAGCACGACCCGGCGCAGCAGCCGGCGCTGGTCGAGCTCGACCGGCTGCACCGGGCCCTGCACGAGCCGCCGCCCAGGCGCGGCCTGCTCGGCCGGCTGTTCGGCGGTGAGGGCCACAGCGACGGCATTCCCGGGCTGTACCTGTGGGGCGGCGTGGGGCGCGGCAAGACCTTCATGATCGACCTGTTCCACGATGGCCTGGCGCTACGGACACTCAAGGGCGAGGCGCGCGCCGACGCGCCGGCGCCGACCGCGCCGCGCGACCCCGAACGCAGCCCCGAGCCCGATCCCCGGCTGGGCGGCAAGCGGCGCACGCACTTCCACCGGTTCATGCGCGAGGTGCACACCGCGCTGCGCGCCCATGCCGGCGAGCGCGATCCGCTCGCCGCGATCGTCCGCGGTTGGCGCGACGCCGGGCTGCGTGTGCTCGTGCTCGACGAATTCTTCGTCAGCGACATCGGCGATGCGATGCTGCTGGCACGGCTGCTCGAACGCATGGTCGCCGACGGCATCGTGCTGGTGACCAGTTCCAATGCCGCGCCCGGCGACCTGTACAAGGACGGCCTGCAGCGCGCGCGTTTCCTGCCGGCGATCGCCCTGATCGAGCAGCACTGCCATGTGGTGTATCTGGAGAGCGACACCGACTATCGCCTGCGCGCGCTGACCCGCTCGCCGGTCTACCGCGCGCCACTCGATGCAGGCGCCGACGCCTGGCTCGACACACGCTGGCGCGAGCTCGGCGGCGACGATGCGCATCGCGATGCCGGCATCGAACTCGACGGCCGCCGCATCCCGGTGCGCGCGCGCTGTACCGGCATGGCCTGGTTCGATTTCGACGCACTGTGCGAAGGCCCGCGCGGCGCCAGCGACTACATCCAGATCGCGACCGAGTTCCACACGGTGCTGCTGGGCGGCGTGCCGACGATGGACGGCCGCCGCGACGATGCCGCGCGCCGTTTCGTCACGCTGATCGACGAGCTCTACGATCGCAGCGTCAATCTGGTGTGCACCGCCGACACCGAACCGCCACAGCTCTACACCGGCGAGCGGCTGTCGGCGGCCTTCGAACGCACCGCCTCGCGTCTGATCGAGATGCGCAGCGCCGAGTATCTGCTGCGGGCACATCGCACGTAGTGGTCACCGCCCGCGGTGTCGCGCGGGCCCCATCGGATCACCCACGCGCCCGACTGGCCAGCCGGCCCGGGCCGGCGTGCTGCGCGCGGACATTCC
This genomic window contains:
- a CDS encoding cytochrome C class I — translated: MRNYDLEFLKRFSMVLVFLTIVTLGLIAGAWFLHRSVPTEVPPNVAQRTEARIAPVGAVYAGATGAAAQAAASAAAAAAATSQAAYGGTLEGSVIFENLCAGCHTSGAGGAPTLDHAHWDARLAQGKETLYKHSIEGFTGAAGVMPARGGNPALTDEQMHAVVDWMVDNLK
- a CDS encoding ATPase — encoded protein: MSLPPLPSERYAAGVARGDWQHDPAQQPALVELDRLHRALHEPPPRRGLLGRLFGGEGHSDGIPGLYLWGGVGRGKTFMIDLFHDGLALRTLKGEARADAPAPTAPRDPERSPEPDPRLGGKRRTHFHRFMREVHTALRAHAGERDPLAAIVRGWRDAGLRVLVLDEFFVSDIGDAMLLARLLERMVADGIVLVTSSNAAPGDLYKDGLQRARFLPAIALIEQHCHVVYLESDTDYRLRALTRSPVYRAPLDAGADAWLDTRWRELGGDDAHRDAGIELDGRRIPVRARCTGMAWFDFDALCEGPRGASDYIQIATEFHTVLLGGVPTMDGRRDDAARRFVTLIDELYDRSVNLVCTADTEPPQLYTGERLSAAFERTASRLIEMRSAEYLLRAHRT
- a CDS encoding alpha/beta hydrolase; translation: MMSPTFPTQSGPLTLAGPVGALEAALDLPDADVPALPLVAVVCHPLPTEGGTMHNKVVTMVARSLRELGATTLRFNFRGTGASEGQFDRGDGETDDLTAVVEWVRRERPGDALWLAGFSFGAYVSLRASDALKPDLLISVAPPAGRWDFDRIVLPDCPWLVIQGESDEIVDPEAVYRWLEERDAQAELVRMPDTGHFFHRRMIDLRGVVKNGVRGYLPTAR
- a CDS encoding electron transfer flavoprotein-ubiquinone oxidoreductase — translated: MTTPQELLQTHGPRESMEYDVVVVGAGPGGLSTAIRLKQLAAQAGREVSVCVLEKGSEPGAHILSGAIVDPRALTELIPDWQAKGAPLKQAVTRDAFLFLDETGAKATPDFLLPDCFKNHGNYIVSLGAVTRWLATQAEALGVEIFPGFAAAEVLYTDEGAVRGVATGNLGIGKDGQPTAEFQLGMELHAKYTIFAEGSRGQLGRELIARFALDEGRDPQSYGLGIKELWQVDPAKHEPGLVVHTAGWPLTDDTYGGSFLYHAEDGKVAIGLVVGLDYRNPWLSPFEEFQRFKTHPAIRKYLEGGKRIGYGARSITAGGLLSIPKLVFPGGAFVGCEAGTLNASRIKGSHAAIKTGMLAAEAAFAALGEGRGGDELAAYPAAFESSWLHAELAQSKNFKQWFKKGRTTATLMTGVEQWLLPKLGIRTPPWTLHRDRPDHACLEPAAQHAKIAYPKPDGVLTFDRLSSVYLSSTNHDEDQPAHLTLKDPRVPVDVNLATYGGPEARYCPAAVYEFVEGPDGPRLQINAQNCVHCKTCDIKDPTQNIVWVAPQGGGGPNYAGM